From the Kribbella sp. CA-293567 genome, the window ATCACTGCCCGGCTGCTCGCGGCCTTCTCCGACACGAGTCTGGGGCGGCCACCCGCTCAGCCGACCGAGCCGCTCACCAGCCGGGAGGAGGAGGTACTGATCACCGTGGCGCGCGGCCGGACCAACTCCGAGATCGCCACCGACCTCCACATCAGCCTGAGCACGGTCAAGACCCATCTGACCGCGGTGATGACCAAACTCGGCGCCCGCAACCGGGTCGAGCTCGTCATGTGGGCCTACGAAACCGGGCGCGTCAGCCGCTGACCTCGCCGGTGCTCATCTCGATGCAGAACTCGTTCGACTCCGGGTCCTTGAGGGTGACCCAGCCGCGGCCGTTGGGCTTGCGGTGGTCCTCGTGGATGGTGGCGCCGAGACCGAGCAGGCGGGCGACCTCCTCGTCGCGGGTGCGGTCGGTGGGTTGCCAGTCGAGATGGACGCGGTTCTTGACGGTGCGGGGGTCGGGGACGGCGATGAACAGCAGGCCGGGCACGGGAGCGGGCGCCTCGACCAGTACTTCGTCGTCGCCGGGCACGTCCTCCGCGGACACCGGCCAGCCGGTCACCTTGCTCCAGAAGGTCGCCAGGGCGTAGGGATCGGAGCAGTCGATGGTCACGTGTCTGAGAATCATGGCGGCCAATCTAGACCGCGGGCCAGGTGAGCGCCGCTGGTTTACAGTCGGGGAAATTCGGGCGGAGGACCGGCATGGATGACTTGTTGCGGCTGCCGGACGGGCGGCGGGCCCAGTACTGGA encodes:
- a CDS encoding VOC family protein, with product MILRHVTIDCSDPYALATFWSKVTGWPVSAEDVPGDDEVLVEAPAPVPGLLFIAVPDPRTVKNRVHLDWQPTDRTRDEEVARLLGLGATIHEDHRKPNGRGWVTLKDPESNEFCIEMSTGEVSG